The segment TGAACGTGTTCGACCACACGACGCCCGCGCGCAGCCGTTGCGCGGTCCACAGCATCCTCGAGCCCTTCTCCGTCCAGACCCCCGCCGAGAGGCCGTAGGGCGTGTTGTTCGCCTTGGTGATCGCCTCGTCCGGGGTACGGAAGGTCAGGACGCTCAGGACCGGGCCGAAAACCTCCTCGCGGGCGACGCGGTGCGCCTGGGTGACGCCGGTGAACACGGTGGGTGGGAACCAGTAGCCCCGCTCGGGGAGGACGCAGCTCGCCGTCCAACGCTCGGCGCCCTCCTCACCACCCACGTCCACGAGCTCCTGGATTCGTCGGAGCTGCTCGGCGGAGTTGATCGCGCCCACGTCGGTGTTCTTGTCCAGCGGATCACCGACCCGCAGCCGCTCGATCCGCCCGCGCAGCTTGTCCAACACCTCCTCCGCGACGGACTCCTGTACGAGAAGGCGGGAGCCGGCGCAGCACACGTGGCCCTGGTTGAAGAAGATGCCCGACACGATTCCCTCGACCGCCTGGTCGATGGCCGCGTCGTCGTACACCAGGTTGGCGCCCTTGCCGCCGAGTTCCAGGGTGAGGCGTTTGCGGGTACCGGCGACGGTGCGCGCGATCTCCCGCCCCACCTCGGTGGACCCGGTGAACGCGACCTTGTCGGCGTCGGGATGGTCCGCCAGGAGTCGCCCGGTCTCGCCCGCGCCGGTCACGATGTTGACCACGCCCGGAGGGAGGTCGGCCTCCTGACAGATGGCGGCGAACGCCAACGCGGTGAGTGGCGTGGTCTCGGCTGGTTTGAGGACCACGGTGTTCCCCGTGGCCAGCGCGGGGGCGACCTTCCAGGCCAGCATGAGCAGCGGGAAGTTCCACGGGATGATCTGCGCGGCGACCCCCAGGGGCCGGGGGGCCGGCCCCACACCGGCCCACTCCAGTTTGTCCGCCCAGCCCGCGTGGTAGAAGAAGTGCTGGGCGACCAACGGAATGTCGACGTCGCGTGTCTCCCGGATCGGCTTTCCGTTGTCCAGGGACTCGAGGACCGCGAGCTCGCGGGATCGTTCCTGCAGGAGCCGGCTGATTCGGAACAGGTACTTCCCGCGCTCCGCGGGCGGCATCGGGCCCCAGACGGTGTCGTAGGCACGGCGCGCGGCGGCCATCGCGCGGTCCACCGCCTCGGCGTCCGCCACCGGGACGCGGGAGAGCGGCTCCTCCGTGGCCGGGTTCACGGTGACGATTCCGTCCTCGGCCGAGGCGGTGAAGGCGCCGTCGACGAACATCCCGTACTCGGGTTTGACCTCAACCACTGAGCGGGACTCCGGCGCCGGAGCGTAGTCGAACAAGTCACTCATCAGGCTCCCTCGCCGATCTAGTCGATGGTGAAGTAGTCCGGACCGGCGTAGGTGCCGGTGGACAGCCGGGTGCGCTGCATCAGCAGGTCGTTGAGCAGGCTGGAGGCGCCGATCCGGAAGTACGCCGGGTCGAGCCAGTCGGGGCCGGCGATCTCGTTGACCAGCACGAGGTTGCGCAGCGCGTCCTTGGTCGTCCGGATGCCGCCGGCCGGTTTCACACCGACCTGGAGTCCCGTCTCGGCGCGGAAGTCCCGCACCGCCTCCAGCATCACCAGCACCACCGGTGGTGTGGAGGCGGGCGAGACCTTGCCGGTGGAGGTCTTGATGAAGTCGGCGCCGGCCTCCATGGCCAGCCAGGAGGCGCGGCGCACGTTGTCGAGGGTCGCGAGCTCGCCGGTCTCCAGAATGACCTTCAGGTGCGCGGACCCGGCGCAGGCCTCCCGGACGGCGACGATCTCGTCGTGGACCTTGACGTAGTCCCCGGCGAGGAACGCCCCCCGGTCGATCACCATGTCGATCTCGGTGGCGCCCGCCGCCACCGCGGCGCGGGTGTCGGCGATCTTCGCGTCCAGGGGCGCCCGTCCGGAGGGGAAGGCCGTGGCGACGGACGCCAAGCCGACCCCGGTTCCGGCGAGTCGGGGCACCGCCGTCGCCACCATGTCGGAGTAGACACAGACCGCGGCGACGCTGGGCGCGCTGATGTCCGCGGGGTCCGGCCGGAGGGCCTTCGCGCAGAGCGCGCGCACCTTTCCCGGCGTGTCCGCCCCCTCCAACGTGGTCAGGTCCACCATGGCGATGGCGAGATCGATGCCGTAGGCCTTGCTCGAGGTCTTGATCGACCGGGTGGCGAGCTCACCCGCGCGTTGCGCGGCACCCACCTCGTCGACTCCGGGGAGGGAGTACAGGCGGCGTCTCAGGCCCGCGTTGGTGGGCGACTCCGTAGCACGGGGCTGGGTCCGCTGCGGCACGTGCACCTCGCTTCTCATGAGCCGCCGGAACGCGGCTGGGACGGGTCACGCCCCTGAGCCTAGAAGACCGGCGATCACGCGTCCGTCACGCTTTCACCACGGCCCGCCGCACACCTGCGCGACCACTCAGCGGGTGTCGGGAACGAGTTCCTTGCGAAGCTCCACGAACTCCAGGTCGTCGCGTCGAGGGATCCCGAATCGTTCGTCGCCGTAGGGGAAGGGCGCCGTGTCGCCCGTCAACGCGTAGCCGCGTCGTTCGTACCAGGCGATCAACGACGAGCGCTGCCGCAGGACGAGCATCCGCACCCGTCGGGCCGCCCAGTGGCGCGCCGCGTAGTCCTCGGCTTCGGCGAGAACCCTGCGCCCCACGCCCCCTGCCTGCGCGTCGGGGTTCACCGTCAGCATCCCGAGGTAGGCGGTACCCCCCGCACCGTCCTTGGGTGCGTTCAGTTCACAGCACGCCAGTGGCGTGCCCGCGGACTCCAGCACCAGGAAGACGGTGCCCTCGGTGTCGTAGAACCCCTCGAGAGTGACGTGGTCGATGCGCTGCCCATCGAGGAACTCCGTCTCGGTGGTCCAGCCTCGCTGGGCGGCGGCGCCACGGTAGGCCGAGTTGACGAGGGCCACGAGCGCGGGAATGTCGCTCCTGCTAGCCGTCCGGATCACCGACTCCGGAGCCTCGGATTCCCCTGTGCGCATGGACTCCTCCCTCCAGCCGGGCCGCCTGTGCGACCGCGACTCAGAATAGTCAGCGTTGTTCCCTGTCCGGGGCACCACGGCGATCACTTCCCATCGGGCGATGGACGGAAAGCGCGCGGGCAGCGGGCGTGCGCTATCCCGTGGCGGCCCAGAGCACGATCCCCGCCACCAGGATCACCGAGACCTGGAGGATCAGACGCTGGTGACTGGCGCGTGGTTGGACGACCCGAAAGCGCGGGGGGAAAGCGGTGTCATACCGGACTCGTACGGTCCCGCCGGGAGTCACCGGGGCCGTGAACCGCAGATCGGGATTGCGCGTGTGGACGATCCGTCCGTCGTACGCGACGAAGCGGATCGCGGTGGGGAACTCGATCGTGGAGGCTCCCCTCGCCTTCCTGTGGACCTCCCGCCACATGCCGGTCACCTCCGCGTCCGTCTCGGCGAAGCGCCCGGGCACGGGTACGGCCCGCGCGAGCGCGTCGACCCACGACGGCCAGACCCGGTGGGTGCCGGCCTCCGGCCAGTGCACGTGGTCGATCCGGGCCGTGGAGGGGTTACCCGCGGAGATCATGACCTCCACTTCCGTCCCCGGGGGAGGTTCGTAGCCCGCCGAACCGTCGACGGCACGGACCTCGGTCTGGTTTCCGTGCTCGTCCTGGACCATGAGACGCAACGGCGGCCCCGCCGCGCCGTTGAGCCCGTTGTCCAGGCGTTCCGCGGCGGTGACCCGGCCGCGAACCGCCATCGGATCGCGCAGGGCCCGGTGGCGCCGCCACGCCGCGAACGCGCCCGGCCCGGCGGCACGAAGCGCGCACGAGACGACGAGAGCCGCGGCGAAGAACACAAGTGGCACAAAGAGGAAGGCCATCGGCGTCTTCCTCCCTGTCGCACGCCCAACGGATCACCCACAAGGTACAGGGACCGAACGGTCGTCGGACCGAGGACCAGACAGAGCGCCGCCAGGGCGACGAAGAGCGGCCGCGGGGTCATATGTCTCGATAGCCGTCCGTTCCCACTCGTCGTCGGACGTGCCTACCGGGCGACCGGGGCCCCGATCAGAACACCATCGCGAAGAGAACGACGGCCACGACGACGACCACGGGCCAGAAGACTTCGGAAACGCGAACTCCCCCCGTTCCCCGTGGTCCGTCCCCGCGGCGAGCGCGGCACAGGCCACGGACACCGCGAGGGACACGGTGAGACCACTGGGACGTCCGTTGGGGAGTAGCCGTGGCGCGGGAGGTTGTCTCCCGTGACGATCAGCACGGGAATCCCGTACCAGAGCACCACCGGCCAGAGGAACAGCAGCAAGGCCTTGGCTCCCCAGGTCCGCTCGCCCTTGGTGAAGGCGATGACGGCACAGACGGTGGGGATCCCCAGCGAGGCCGAGATGCCGATGGCGTAGAACACGCGATGGGTGAAATCGGTCGAGAACTGGTTGGATACTTGGGCTTCGAGTCCCGCCACGCAGCCGGCGGGCCCCACGGTCACGCATATCGCTGAGAGGAACAGCAACAGGCCGCGCAGTCGGCGGCGCGGCCCGGGCGCGGTGGCGTCCCCCGGGTTCGGGGGTTGGCCGGGGGACGTGCGTCCTGTTCGCTCATGCGACTTCCGACGCCCGAAGCACCCGATCCGGCTCCCGGATTCGGCGGGCACGAGAACCACTGGCGTGGACCGCGCGGTCACTCAGGCGGAGCGTCCCGTCTTGGCCAACAGCAGGGTCTGCCCGTCGGCGTCGTCGGCCACGCGGGGCTGTGGTGCGAACATCGGGTTCAGACCGTCGCTCTGGCCAGGCGCGATGTCGCCCCGGAGGTCCTCGGAGTCCAGCAGGAAGGCGACGAGTTCGGAGTTGAGCGTGGGGTCGGCGCCGATTCCCTTGGCGAGGTCCCACGCGTGCACCGCGAGGTCGAACGTCATCTGCCACAGGTACAACGAGCCCTCCGCGTCGCCGAAGGAGAGGTGGACCGTCTCCTCCGTGGCTCCGGGACGGAGCCACGCACGTCGCGCCTCCCGCGCCGCGACCTCCCATGTACGGACGGGTTCGTCGCCCAGCGGATTCCCGTCGAACCGGTCCCCGGCGTCCTCGATGCGTCCACCGTCGAGGAGGTAGGGCACCCACAGTTGCTCGGTGACCAGGTGATCCACCAGGTCGTGCACGTCCCACTCGGTGCAGGGCGTGCGGTCGGCCCACTGTGTGGGCCCGATCTCGTGCATTCGCCGATCGAACTCGGCCATCGCCGTTCCGTGCATATCCAACAGGTCCGTCATCGTTGATCTCGCTTCGTCGCTCGTGGGTTTCGCGCTCTTGGCCCGGGGCCGCCGCCGTCAGAACACCCGCCGGCTAGTGGCGTAGGACGAAGACCCCCCAACCCAACTGCCGACGCTCGTAGCGCAGGTAGCCGTCCCGCATCCGCCGCATGGTCGCCAGCATCTCCTCCGCGTCAGAGTGCCCTGGGTTGTCGCGTACCCACGAGTGGGCCGCGCGCCACTGGGAAGCGTTGTAGTTGTCCCAGTCGTCGGGTGAGGCGAGAACCATGTCGACGAGTTCGAAGCCAGCGTCCGCACATCGACGCGCCGTTCCGGCGAGATCGCTGAAGGTGTCCTCCGTGAACCCGTGCAGCTCCAGCAGTTCGGAACTGGGCGGCTCGGTCCAGAAGGGTTCGCCGACGAGCACGGTGCCCCCCGGTTCGAGCATCGAGCCCATCAGGTCCAGCGTGCCCTCGAGTCCGTCACCGATCCAGGTCGCGCCGAGGCAGGCCACGACGTCGAACCGTGTGGTGCTCGGGTACTGGCGGACGAACTCCGCCGCGTCCTGTTCGGTGAAGGTCACCCGATCGGTGAGACCGAGTTCGATCGCCCGCTCCTCCGCCTCCATCAGGAACACCGGACTCACGTCCACCCCGATGCCGGCCGCGGTGTAGCGGTCGGCCCAACGGCAGAGCATCTCCCCCTTGCCACACCCCAGGTCCAGGATGTGGCTGGCGTGATCGATCTCCGCGATCTCGCCGAGCCGGTCCAACTTCTGGCTGCTCAACGGGTTGATGATGCGGTTGACCTCGGAGCGCTCGTGGAATCGAAGGGTGTTCATCACGCGATGATGCCCGATCTCCCACGGCGCGCACCACGCAATTGCGCGAGTCGACGGCCCGGCCTCGCCATCTCCCGGGTGGTTCCCGGCGCGCCTCGTCGCCAGCGGCCTGACGGGGAAACACATCCCGGGTTCAGCCAGACGCGCGACCGGCCAATGATCATTTTCGGTGACCAATTGATCACGATGCGCCGATGCACCGGCGCGGTCGAGGGCGGGGGTTCCACAATGGGCGGATGAGCGACGCACAGTACGGGCCTGACTTCTGGGACGAGTTCTACCGCGGCGACAGCACAGTGTGGAGTGGCGCCCCCAACCAGGTTCTGGTGGAGGAGGTGGCCGGTCTCCCGCCCGGTCGAGCCCTGGACGTCGGTGCCGGAGAGGGCGCGGACGCCGTATGGCTGGCGCGCAACGGGTGGCGGGTCACCGCCGTGGACATCTCCCGTGTCGCGCTGGACCGGGCCGCGGCGCACGCGCGGGAGTACGGCGAGGAGCTCGGTTCCCGGATCGACTGGTGGTGCGCCGACGTGACGACGACCGCGCCGGAACGCGCCGCGTACGACTTGGTCACGGCGTTCTACTTCCATCTCCCCCTGCACCCACGCGCCAACGCGCTACGCGGCCTCGCCGCGTCCGTCGCCCCCGGTGGCACCCTCCTCGTCGTGGGGCACGACCCGCGGGAACTGGAGCTGCTGGACGACCCGGACCAGGGGCCCAGCCCAGACAGTTGGTTCATGCCCGAGGAGATCGCCGCACTGCTGGATGCCCGGGTCTTCGACCTCCAGACAGCGACGATCCGGTCCCGCACTGCCCCCACCGAACCGGCGAACCGGCGGGACGAGGAGCACGACCACGGACACGGGCACGACCACGGCGGAGGCCACAGTGCCGATGTCGTCGTGCGCGCCAGACGCCGCACCTGACCTGCTCCAGGTGTCGCCAACGGCACGACCGAGATCGCCCATCCCAATCGTGTCGGGGTCAGGAGCTGAAGGTGGCCCCCTCCTCGACGTGTCCGACGCGCGCCCGGGGTCGGCGAGACGCGGACACGGCCCGCGGAGTTTTCCCGGTTGGCTACGCCAGCGCGTCCACGCCATCGTCTGGACCTGGAAGAACCAACGCGGGCTGGAACGCCACGACGCCCGCACCACCGAAGGACCGTGGGCCCGCGTCTACCTACGCATGGCGCGCTTCACGCCGCCGTCCGGCGCCGCTGGCTCATCGACGCCCCACCAAAACCATCACTCATCGCCAGCGACCGCCAATCAGCACACTTGGGAGTGTTCTCTGAGGGTTCTCGGGTGCGGGAGGGGGCGTCGCCCCTACTGGGGCGGCCACGCGGATGGTGCCCCGGCGGGGGCCCGGGCTTCGGCTCGCAGGACGGTCCGTGCTGGGCGTCCTGGTTGGTTGTCCGGAAGGATCGACACAGGCGAACGTCGTCCTCGCGGTCGCGAGTCTCCAGCACCCTCAACAGCGCCCCCACGGGGCACAGCGGGGCAAAGCCACGACCTAGCCCGGCGGGCGGGTGGTTCGGCTGAGGAGTGCGTACACCTGTCGAGCGGCGGCGTCGTCGGGGCCACGCAGGCGGACGAGGTCGGCGTGAAGCTGTCGTAGGTGGTCGGAGGCGTGTGGGTCCCCGACCCGCAGCATGAGAGTGCCCAACTGGCGGCGGAGGGAGAGAGTGCGGTCGTCGGCGGGGCCGAGGGTCTGCGCGGCGTCGGCGACGAGGCGACGCATCAGGTCCTGCGCACCGGCGTTGTCACCCGAGAACGCGAGACACGTGGCGTACTGGCGTCGGCACCGGAAGACGAGGTCGAGGTCGGCATCGGGTCGCCCGGCGAGCGCGTCGGCGAGGGACGCGAAGGCGGGGGCGGCGGCCTGGTACTCCCCGGTCTCGAAGAGGGCGTTGGCCCAGTCCCACCACACGTCCACCACCGCGGGGTCGGTGGCGTCGTGGGTGTGCCGGGCGTCCCGCACCGCCCGACCCAACAGTTCCGCGGCCTGGGGGTAGCGGGACCGCGCCTTGAGTCGTTCGGCCTCGGCGCGAACGGCGGCGAGGTCGGGCCGTGCCCCGGTGGGACCGGCCGCGGGCCGCGCCGTCGAGCCCGTGCTGGGCGGCTCGGGGGCGGGGCCTCTCGCTGACGCCGATTCCGCGCCGCTCATCAGCCGGCTCGCCGCGGCGACGTACATCCGCGCGGGCTCGACCTCCTCCGACAGTGGAACCAGGCCGGGAAGGGGGTCGAGGTCGTCGACGAAGGGCAGCAGTCCGCGGTAGACCTCGTCCGCCGCCCCCGGGCGGTCACGGGGATCCTTCTCCAGCAGCGCGCCGACCAGTTCGGCCAGGGGCGCTGGAACCGTGGAGCGTAGTTGGCGCACACGCGGGGGCCGCTCGGACACGTGCTTGATCATCAGGGCGTAGGAGGTCGCGCCGGCGAAGGGCCGGCGCGCCGTCAACATCTCGAACAGCGAGCAGCCCAGGGCGTACAGGTCACTGCTGGCCGTGGTCTGCCCGGACTGAATCTGTTCCGGCGCCATGTAGGCCGGTGTCCCCAGGGCCTGACCGGTCTGGGTGATGCGGGAGAGCTCCGGCAGCCCCTCCCCCATGGCGAGACCGAAGTCGAGGACCTTTACGGTGCCCTCCGGTTGGAGGATCAGGTTCTCCGGCTTCAGGTCACGATGGACCAGCGAGGCGTTGTGAGCGGCCGTGAGGACCGCGCAGGTCTGGGCGCCGACACACGCCGTCCACCCGGCGGAGAGCGCTCCCCGCTCCGCGAGCAGGTCGGAGATACTGATCCCCTCGACCCGCTCCATGACGAGGTAGGGCCGCCCGGCGTGGGTTCCGGAGTCGTAGACGATGGGAACCCCGGGGTGGTGCAGCGCCGCGGTGACGCGGGCCTCCCGTCGGAACCGCCGGACGAGTTCGAGATCCGGCTCGGGGGTGGGGAAGCGCACGAACTTCACCGCGACCGTGCGGCCGAGGCGGTTGTCGACGGCCTCCCACACCTCCCCCATGCCGCCCCGCCCCAGGGGGAAGTGGTGGAGCTGGTACCGGCTGTCGAATCCCTCGTCCTCGTGGGTCGCACGCACCCGTGGATCAGTGGTCACGACCGTTCCTCCCGGCATCGATCCCGCCGCTACGGACGGCCTGCCGGGCGAGGTGTACCCACTCCTCCCCCAGGTGGCTCAACTGACGCAGGCGGAGTTCGGTCTCGGCGATCCCACGCAGCAGGCTGCCGTACTCCCTCTGTTCGTCGAGGGACAAGACGGGTATCCGCGCGTTGCGCACCCCGGAACG is part of the Spiractinospora alimapuensis genome and harbors:
- a CDS encoding aldehyde dehydrogenase family protein, which translates into the protein MSDLFDYAPAPESRSVVEVKPEYGMFVDGAFTASAEDGIVTVNPATEEPLSRVPVADAEAVDRAMAAARRAYDTVWGPMPPAERGKYLFRISRLLQERSRELAVLESLDNGKPIRETRDVDIPLVAQHFFYHAGWADKLEWAGVGPAPRPLGVAAQIIPWNFPLLMLAWKVAPALATGNTVVLKPAETTPLTALAFAAICQEADLPPGVVNIVTGAGETGRLLADHPDADKVAFTGSTEVGREIARTVAGTRKRLTLELGGKGANLVYDDAAIDQAVEGIVSGIFFNQGHVCCAGSRLLVQESVAEEVLDKLRGRIERLRVGDPLDKNTDVGAINSAEQLRRIQELVDVGGEEGAERWTASCVLPERGYWFPPTVFTGVTQAHRVAREEVFGPVLSVLTFRTPDEAITKANNTPYGLSAGVWTEKGSRMLWTAQRLRAGVVWSNTFNKFDAASPFGGYKESGYGREGGRHGLEAYLDA
- the deoC gene encoding deoxyribose-phosphate aldolase; translated protein: MPQRTQPRATESPTNAGLRRRLYSLPGVDEVGAAQRAGELATRSIKTSSKAYGIDLAIAMVDLTTLEGADTPGKVRALCAKALRPDPADISAPSVAAVCVYSDMVATAVPRLAGTGVGLASVATAFPSGRAPLDAKIADTRAAVAAGATEIDMVIDRGAFLAGDYVKVHDEIVAVREACAGSAHLKVILETGELATLDNVRRASWLAMEAGADFIKTSTGKVSPASTPPVVLVMLEAVRDFRAETGLQVGVKPAGGIRTTKDALRNLVLVNEIAGPDWLDPAYFRIGASSLLNDLLMQRTRLSTGTYAGPDYFTID
- a CDS encoding GNAT family N-acetyltransferase; translated protein: MRTGESEAPESVIRTASRSDIPALVALVNSAYRGAAAQRGWTTETEFLDGQRIDHVTLEGFYDTEGTVFLVLESAGTPLACCELNAPKDGAGGTAYLGMLTVNPDAQAGGVGRRVLAEAEDYAARHWAARRVRMLVLRQRSSLIAWYERRGYALTGDTAPFPYGDERFGIPRRDDLEFVELRKELVPDTR
- a CDS encoding TIGR03086 family metal-binding protein, coding for MTDLLDMHGTAMAEFDRRMHEIGPTQWADRTPCTEWDVHDLVDHLVTEQLWVPYLLDGGRIEDAGDRFDGNPLGDEPVRTWEVAAREARRAWLRPGATEETVHLSFGDAEGSLYLWQMTFDLAVHAWDLAKGIGADPTLNSELVAFLLDSEDLRGDIAPGQSDGLNPMFAPQPRVADDADGQTLLLAKTGRSA
- a CDS encoding SAM-dependent methyltransferase; protein product: MNTLRFHERSEVNRIINPLSSQKLDRLGEIAEIDHASHILDLGCGKGEMLCRWADRYTAAGIGVDVSPVFLMEAEERAIELGLTDRVTFTEQDAAEFVRQYPSTTRFDVVACLGATWIGDGLEGTLDLMGSMLEPGGTVLVGEPFWTEPPSSELLELHGFTEDTFSDLAGTARRCADAGFELVDMVLASPDDWDNYNASQWRAAHSWVRDNPGHSDAEEMLATMRRMRDGYLRYERRQLGWGVFVLRH
- a CDS encoding class I SAM-dependent methyltransferase, giving the protein MSDAQYGPDFWDEFYRGDSTVWSGAPNQVLVEEVAGLPPGRALDVGAGEGADAVWLARNGWRVTAVDISRVALDRAAAHAREYGEELGSRIDWWCADVTTTAPERAAYDLVTAFYFHLPLHPRANALRGLAASVAPGGTLLVVGHDPRELELLDDPDQGPSPDSWFMPEEIAALLDARVFDLQTATIRSRTAPTEPANRRDEEHDHGHGHDHGGGHSADVVVRARRRT
- a CDS encoding serine/threonine-protein kinase: MTTDPRVRATHEDEGFDSRYQLHHFPLGRGGMGEVWEAVDNRLGRTVAVKFVRFPTPEPDLELVRRFRREARVTAALHHPGVPIVYDSGTHAGRPYLVMERVEGISISDLLAERGALSAGWTACVGAQTCAVLTAAHNASLVHRDLKPENLILQPEGTVKVLDFGLAMGEGLPELSRITQTGQALGTPAYMAPEQIQSGQTTASSDLYALGCSLFEMLTARRPFAGATSYALMIKHVSERPPRVRQLRSTVPAPLAELVGALLEKDPRDRPGAADEVYRGLLPFVDDLDPLPGLVPLSEEVEPARMYVAAASRLMSGAESASARGPAPEPPSTGSTARPAAGPTGARPDLAAVRAEAERLKARSRYPQAAELLGRAVRDARHTHDATDPAVVDVWWDWANALFETGEYQAAAPAFASLADALAGRPDADLDLVFRCRRQYATCLAFSGDNAGAQDLMRRLVADAAQTLGPADDRTLSLRRQLGTLMLRVGDPHASDHLRQLHADLVRLRGPDDAAARQVYALLSRTTRPPG